The genome window GAATCAGGTGCGCGCGCAGCTGGAGGAGGCGCTGCACGAATTGCTTGTGCGCCATCTTCGGTTTGATCCACGCGGCCATGCGGCAGGCTTCGCGCTTTTTCCAATCGTCGCCCGCCATCCGATCGAGCTCCGCCTCTTGCCAATCGAGCACGCCGCCGTCCCCCGCCCACACGTGCGACGTGGAATCGACCACGATCACCGGGTAGTGCGCTTCATCGGCGGCGTGGATCGCATCGCCGTACCGCTCGGGCGTGAACGGCGGCGTCAGGTCGCCGTGGTCGAAACGGAACAGATCGGCGTAGGCGCGCGCGCGGCTCGCCTCGGTGTCGAGGACCGCGA of Gemmatimonadaceae bacterium contains these proteins:
- a CDS encoding AAA family ATPase, coding for MAFTFRPAVRENVPLLIGLSGGTGSGKTYTAMRLAKGIAGDRPFAVLDTEASRARAYADLFRFDHGDLTPPFTPERYGDAIHAADEAHYPVIVVDSTSHVWAGDGGVLDWQEAELDRMAGDDWKKREACRMAAWIKPKMAHKQFVQRLLQLRAHLILCFRAEPKIEMVRGEGGKMEIREKQSLTGLNGWIP